A region of Moorena producens PAL-8-15-08-1 DNA encodes the following proteins:
- a CDS encoding DNA adenine methylase, with protein MPQLRERYSPKLSKGSLTTYIEPFLGGGAVFFDIVNSFDIQKAYLFDTNPELIILYKVIQQDVESLIKELLKLSNTYLPKDDQRRKALYYEYRNQYNTFNKQIDANDYDQDWSKRAAITVFLNKTCFNGLYRVNSKGEFNVPVGRYKNPKILNANNLRAVSKLFQIAEIEQRDFSQVLEYADHSSFIYYDPPYRPISKTSNFNSYHSLEFDDNEQRRLRDVFIKADQAGAHQMLSNSDPTNYVNDLFFDNLYQGFTIERILASRRINSKGNSRGNIREILVNNY; from the coding sequence CTGCCACAACTTCGAGAGAGATACTCACCAAAGTTAAGTAAGGGAAGTCTGACGACTTATATCGAACCCTTCCTTGGAGGAGGTGCAGTTTTTTTCGATATTGTAAACAGTTTTGATATCCAGAAAGCATATCTATTTGATACCAATCCTGAGCTGATTATCCTTTATAAGGTTATCCAACAGGATGTTGAATCCCTGATCAAAGAACTGTTAAAGCTTAGTAATACATACCTGCCTAAAGATGATCAACGTCGGAAAGCATTATACTACGAATATCGTAACCAATATAACACCTTTAATAAACAAATCGATGCTAACGATTACGATCAAGATTGGAGCAAGCGGGCTGCCATAACAGTTTTTCTGAATAAAACCTGCTTTAACGGTCTGTATCGGGTCAATAGCAAAGGAGAATTTAATGTGCCAGTGGGACGATACAAAAATCCTAAAATTCTGAATGCCAATAATCTGCGAGCTGTCTCCAAGCTATTCCAAATTGCTGAAATAGAACAAAGGGACTTTAGTCAAGTCCTGGAATATGCTGATCATAGTAGCTTTATTTACTATGATCCTCCCTATCGTCCTATCAGCAAAACCTCCAATTTCAATTCCTATCACTCCCTGGAATTTGATGATAATGAGCAGCGTCGTTTACGGGATGTGTTTATCAAAGCTGATCAGGCAGGAGCCCATCAAATGCTCAGCAATTCTGATCCCACAAACTATGTTAATGATTTGTTTTTTGATAACTTATATCAAGGGTTTACTATTGAGCGAATATTGGCATCTCGTAGAATAAACTCAAAAGGAAATAGCAGAGGAAATATTAGAGAAATTCTGGTTAATAACTATTAA
- a CDS encoding type II restriction endonuclease, with product MKFHSVFRENLGCNDPDSVFEYVMATLKPSIVKWDYFVNWNKVSEKVRDIEISLNLLNYLVGKDNLEEEARVLFREHPKLISIIPALLACRPQKFHILTDYQSGEFNYDDFSFNKEENITDEDIDQAILFLKELGFLEQITSRRIKSLTDYFVGVEVGLDTNARKNRAGKAMEDIVEYFVNSICTPHGFQYIPQAKSDGIRSEFGKQLTIKKASKTIDFAINTPKKLVLIETNFYRSGGSKLKATAGEYSEIFLQWKQDGHEFIWITDGVGWLTAKRPLRDTFDKIDYILNLDMVEKGVLEALILDQ from the coding sequence ATGAAATTTCATTCTGTATTTAGGGAAAATCTTGGCTGTAATGACCCTGACAGCGTATTCGAGTATGTGATGGCAACCCTGAAACCCTCTATTGTGAAATGGGATTATTTCGTAAATTGGAATAAAGTTAGCGAAAAGGTAAGAGATATTGAGATTAGTCTCAATCTTTTGAACTATCTTGTGGGCAAGGATAATCTTGAAGAAGAAGCAAGAGTGTTATTCAGAGAACATCCAAAGCTAATCTCTATCATTCCAGCCTTACTAGCTTGTCGTCCTCAAAAGTTTCATATTTTAACCGACTATCAATCAGGAGAATTTAACTATGATGATTTCAGTTTCAATAAGGAAGAAAATATAACAGACGAAGATATTGATCAAGCTATTCTTTTCCTAAAGGAGTTAGGTTTCCTAGAGCAAATCACCTCAAGACGTATCAAGTCCCTCACAGATTACTTTGTCGGTGTCGAGGTCGGTCTAGATACAAATGCTCGCAAAAACCGAGCCGGTAAAGCCATGGAAGACATAGTCGAGTACTTTGTCAATTCTATCTGTACTCCTCATGGCTTTCAGTACATCCCGCAGGCTAAGTCAGATGGCATCAGATCAGAATTTGGCAAACAGCTTACCATCAAGAAAGCGTCTAAAACGATTGATTTTGCAATTAATACTCCTAAGAAACTGGTTTTAATCGAAACCAACTTTTATAGAAGTGGTGGCTCTAAACTAAAAGCGACAGCTGGTGAGTACAGCGAGATATTCTTACAGTGGAAACAAGATGGTCACGAATTTATCTGGATTACCGATGGTGTTGGTTGGCTAACAGCTAAAAGACCTCTTCGCGATACCTTTGATAAAATTGATTACATTCTCAACCTGGATATGGTTGAAAAAGGTGTCCTAGAGGCTTTGATATTAGACCAGTGA
- the proX gene encoding glycine betaine/L-proline ABC transporter substrate-binding protein ProX produces the protein MKRQVRQLTLGMTLIACLMGSVACESTSSVKTTKVRSAHSNWVEEQFQTEIVNIGLEKLGYEIEKPKEITYPVIYVSVANGDLDYSTINYEKGHQEFFENAGGTKKLERVGVLTPDGIQGYQIDKKTADKYNITNLEQFKDPKIAKLFDTDGNGKANLIGCDPGWFCEIVIDHHLKAYGLEDTVEHTRGQYIVLLADVMTRYKQGESVLYYAYNPHWISTVLKPDQDVVWLEVPFTSLPESQKNLTEKETSVDGKNLGFAVDRQRIIGNKKFLAANPVAKRWFELVQIPAEDINVESLKIKEGESSPEDIRRHAKEWVEKNQELFDSWIEEAKKAGGDSI, from the coding sequence ATGAAACGACAAGTAAGACAACTTACCTTAGGAATGACTCTGATCGCTTGCTTAATGGGTTCAGTTGCCTGTGAATCAACCTCCTCTGTTAAAACAACTAAAGTTCGTTCTGCCCATAGTAACTGGGTCGAGGAACAGTTTCAAACTGAAATAGTCAATATTGGTCTGGAAAAACTTGGTTATGAAATCGAAAAACCGAAAGAAATAACCTATCCGGTTATTTATGTGTCTGTCGCTAATGGCGACCTAGATTATAGTACTATTAACTATGAAAAAGGACACCAAGAATTCTTTGAAAATGCTGGGGGTACCAAAAAGTTAGAGCGAGTTGGAGTTCTTACTCCTGATGGTATACAAGGCTATCAGATCGATAAAAAAACGGCTGATAAATATAATATTACTAACCTGGAACAATTTAAAGATCCAAAAATTGCGAAACTATTTGATACAGACGGCAATGGTAAAGCCAATTTAATCGGTTGTGATCCTGGTTGGTTTTGCGAAATAGTAATCGATCATCACCTCAAAGCTTACGGACTAGAAGATACCGTTGAACACACTAGAGGACAATACATTGTGCTACTTGCAGATGTTATGACTCGCTACAAGCAAGGGGAAAGTGTTTTATATTATGCGTATAATCCTCACTGGATATCTACCGTATTAAAACCGGATCAAGATGTAGTTTGGTTAGAAGTTCCCTTTACTTCTCTTCCGGAATCGCAAAAAAATCTAACCGAAAAAGAAACCTCAGTAGACGGAAAAAATCTGGGATTTGCTGTGGATCGTCAGCGCATTATTGGTAACAAGAAATTTTTGGCGGCTAACCCAGTTGCCAAGCGTTGGTTTGAATTGGTTCAAATTCCGGCTGAGGACATTAATGTTGAAAGTCTAAAGATCAAAGAGGGTGAGAGCAGTCCAGAAGATATTCGTCGCCATGCTAAAGAGTGGGTTGAGAAGAATCAAGAGTTGTTTGATAGCTGGATAGAAGAAGCAAAAAAGGCAGGAGGGGATTCTATTTAA
- a CDS encoding 50S ribosomal protein L11 methyltransferase — translation MTISQPSQPEKAFKYFDLYGSMRSHKVMLEDMVRMEAYHSAIFEHKSEIIADKVVLDVGTGTGVLSVWAAKAGAKRVYGVEAGNAAELARRLVQVSNLSDIVTVLNSKIEEVEIPEPVDVIVSEWMGSLLLKESTFDSVAYARDKWLKPGGLLLPSHGTILLGLYAPTSDHDHTHFVRAKLEKEIAEWKETVTNLQRLDVDYSSFTDELEQDLSDHFLRNAIRVNYLSPDNLASDPQRVLEFDCATVDPTALVQFSQDFQFTVNKHAEIKGFLGWFTTDFPNRTVLDTGPGNAYNHWGQQLYPLKESFKVAPSDQVEGTITVRRNHEESRLNVVEFKYRVGTGAQQTALFNMGAVEHMHKGSKSVLFS, via the coding sequence ATGACAATCTCACAACCCAGCCAGCCTGAGAAGGCTTTTAAATACTTTGATTTGTATGGCTCAATGCGATCGCACAAAGTCATGTTAGAAGACATGGTAAGGATGGAAGCTTATCATTCGGCTATATTTGAACACAAGTCGGAAATAATTGCAGACAAAGTTGTCCTTGATGTAGGCACTGGAACAGGCGTATTGTCTGTTTGGGCGGCGAAGGCAGGTGCCAAACGTGTTTATGGGGTGGAGGCTGGTAATGCTGCCGAACTTGCCAGGCGGTTGGTTCAGGTGTCAAACCTGTCAGATATAGTGACAGTTCTCAACTCAAAAATTGAGGAAGTCGAGATCCCTGAGCCAGTCGATGTGATCGTCAGTGAGTGGATGGGTAGCCTTTTACTCAAAGAATCGACGTTTGACAGTGTAGCTTATGCTCGCGACAAATGGCTAAAGCCGGGAGGATTGCTGTTGCCTTCTCATGGCACAATTTTGCTTGGGTTGTACGCGCCGACTAGCGACCACGATCACACCCATTTTGTCAGAGCCAAGCTTGAAAAGGAGATAGCAGAATGGAAGGAAACGGTGACTAATCTTCAGCGTCTTGATGTAGACTACTCCAGCTTCACAGATGAGCTGGAGCAAGACTTGTCAGACCACTTTTTGAGGAACGCGATCCGTGTCAACTACTTGTCCCCAGATAATCTCGCCTCAGATCCACAGCGAGTGCTTGAGTTTGACTGTGCAACGGTGGATCCTACTGCACTCGTCCAGTTCAGCCAGGATTTTCAGTTTACTGTAAACAAGCATGCTGAAATTAAAGGATTTCTCGGGTGGTTCACCACAGATTTTCCCAATAGAACGGTTCTAGACACAGGACCAGGGAACGCTTACAACCACTGGGGTCAGCAACTATATCCACTCAAAGAGAGCTTCAAAGTAGCACCTAGTGATCAGGTGGAGGGAACAATCACTGTTCGCCGAAACCACGAGGAATCGCGATTGAATGTGGTCGAGTTCAAATACCGAGTTGGCACAGGTGCTCAACAGACTGCTCTTTTCAATATGGGTGCTGTAGAACACATGCATAAAGGCTCGAAAAGCGTGCTGTTTTCCTAA
- a CDS encoding NarL family transcriptional regulator, with product MNNSLICSYNEWDPLEEIIVGTIDGVTAPVLTHDMKTFIRKEYWSFYQQYGGRPYPKELVEKAAKALDNLQEVLEGEGVIVRRPESVDYAHRIFKTPYFESPGFFNADVRDVLLVVGDEIIEAPMSQRCRYFEFLRYRPLIQEYFQQGARWTAAPKPKMSDALYDWDYPEEDMALFRGESTVPDSVGPLNGRFITTESEPCFDAADFTRFGRDILAQRSQVTNDLGIQWMQRHLGSEYQVHTVKFRDPSPIHMDATWVPIGPGRVLSCPDRPCISPDILEMFKQGGWEILYPPRGVANAEFHMSSRWLSMNILMIDEERVVVEKSEEPTIKFFKEIGLKPILVDFKDHYIFGGGLHCSTCDVRRRGTLKSYF from the coding sequence ATGAACAACTCCTTGATTTGTAGCTATAACGAATGGGACCCTCTCGAAGAAATAATTGTTGGAACTATTGACGGGGTTACAGCACCTGTTTTAACCCATGATATGAAGACATTTATACGAAAGGAGTACTGGAGCTTCTATCAGCAGTACGGTGGACGACCCTACCCTAAAGAATTAGTCGAGAAGGCAGCGAAAGCTCTCGATAACCTTCAAGAAGTACTCGAAGGAGAAGGTGTAATTGTACGAAGACCAGAATCTGTTGATTATGCCCATCGTATCTTTAAAACACCTTATTTTGAATCACCAGGGTTCTTTAATGCTGATGTGAGGGATGTCTTGCTAGTTGTGGGTGACGAAATCATCGAAGCGCCCATGTCTCAAAGATGCCGCTATTTCGAGTTCTTGCGCTATCGTCCCTTAATCCAAGAATACTTCCAGCAGGGGGCACGCTGGACAGCGGCTCCCAAGCCAAAAATGTCTGATGCTCTCTACGATTGGGACTATCCTGAAGAAGATATGGCCCTTTTCCGGGGGGAATCTACTGTGCCAGATAGCGTCGGCCCTCTTAATGGTCGCTTCATTACCACCGAGTCGGAACCTTGCTTCGATGCAGCTGATTTCACTCGCTTCGGCAGAGACATTTTGGCCCAGAGAAGCCAAGTCACTAATGACTTGGGAATTCAGTGGATGCAGAGGCATCTTGGCTCGGAGTACCAAGTCCACACAGTCAAGTTTCGTGATCCAAGCCCAATACATATGGATGCAACTTGGGTTCCCATCGGCCCAGGGCGTGTCTTGTCTTGCCCCGATCGTCCGTGCATCTCACCCGATATCCTAGAGATGTTTAAGCAGGGAGGCTGGGAGATTCTTTATCCTCCTAGAGGCGTGGCAAACGCCGAATTTCATATGTCCAGCCGCTGGCTTTCTATGAATATTCTGATGATTGATGAGGAACGAGTGGTTGTGGAAAAGAGTGAAGAACCAACGATCAAGTTTTTTAAAGAGATTGGACTCAAACCAATTTTGGTAGACTTTAAAGATCACTATATATTTGGTGGAGGATTGCATTGTTCAACTTGTGATGTGCGCAGACGGGGCACATTGAAGTCATACTTCTAA
- the proX gene encoding glycine betaine/L-proline ABC transporter substrate-binding protein ProX, which translates to MKRQLRQLTLGMTLIACLMGSVACESTSSGKKTKVRSAHSNWVEEQFQTQIVNIGLEKLGYEIEEPKEISYPIIYVSVANGELDYSTINYEISHREFFNNAGGTKKLERVGVITPDVIQGYQIDKKTADKYNITNLQQFKDPKIAKLFDTDGNGKANLIGCDPGWFCEVIVDHHLKAYGLEDTVEHTRGQYIVLLADVMTRYKQGESVLYYALYPHWISTILKPNQDIIWLEVPFTSLPESQKNLTEKDTSVNGKNLGFTVDRQRIVANKKFLAANPVAKRWFELVQIPAEDINVESLKIKEGESSPEDIRRHAKEWVENHQELFDSWVEEAKKAGGDST; encoded by the coding sequence ATGAAACGACAATTGAGACAACTTACGTTAGGAATGACTCTGATCGCTTGCTTAATGGGTTCAGTTGCCTGTGAGTCAACGTCCTCTGGAAAAAAAACTAAAGTTCGTTCTGCCCATAGTAACTGGGTCGAGGAACAGTTTCAAACCCAAATCGTCAATATTGGTCTCGAAAAACTTGGTTATGAAATCGAAGAACCGAAAGAAATTAGCTATCCGATCATTTATGTGTCTGTGGCTAATGGCGAGCTAGATTATAGTACTATAAACTATGAAATATCACATCGAGAATTCTTTAATAATGCTGGGGGTACCAAAAAATTAGAGCGAGTTGGAGTTATTACTCCTGATGTGATACAAGGCTATCAAATCGATAAAAAAACGGCTGATAAATATAACATTACTAACCTACAACAATTTAAAGACCCAAAGATTGCGAAACTATTTGATACAGACGGCAATGGTAAAGCTAATTTAATCGGTTGTGATCCTGGTTGGTTTTGCGAAGTGATAGTCGATCATCACCTCAAAGCTTACGGACTAGAAGATACCGTTGAACACACTAGAGGACAATATATCGTGCTACTCGCCGATGTTATGACTCGCTACAAGCAAGGAGAAAGCGTTTTATACTATGCGTTGTATCCTCACTGGATATCTACAATATTAAAACCGAATCAAGATATAATTTGGTTAGAAGTTCCCTTTACCTCTCTTCCTGAATCCCAGAAAAATCTAACTGAAAAAGACACCTCTGTAAACGGAAAAAATCTTGGATTTACTGTCGATCGCCAGCGCATTGTTGCTAACAAGAAATTTTTGGCAGCTAACCCAGTTGCCAAGCGTTGGTTTGAACTCGTTCAAATTCCGGCTGAGGACATTAATGTTGAAAGTCTAAAGATCAAAGAGGGTGAGAGCAGTCCAGAAGATATTCGTCGCCATGCTAAAGAGTGGGTTGAAAATCATCAAGAGTTGTTTGATAGCTGGGTAGAAGAAGCAAAAAAGGCAGGAGGTGATTCGACCTAG
- a CDS encoding thermonuclease family protein, producing the protein MKGTVIKNLKLIKVVDGDTIKILLNNEQESIRFVCLDTEESQRAGSKPITNAGILASQWAKEYFGANEQGIPNQDVWVDLEFDTNDPVEVCLVKHRGNYGRLLCYIYKAGEQENFNLRIVREGWSPYFVKYGSSRLYHREFMEAEAEAQAKGIGIWDPATNAGGNSRDYTTLIPWWYLRNQVVEDYRNAGSEAGVLSVRLNYDQIVEAAKAGNQITVLCDLQGGINKWPGNGALIYAGSRFHRFNLWIPDRDSEAAQTILGLIETRYAKSGRGYVYVSGTASLYPPNQDGKPQIVITDAKQLADFP; encoded by the coding sequence ATGAAAGGTACAGTCATCAAAAATCTCAAACTGATCAAAGTTGTTGACGGTGACACCATCAAGATACTCTTGAATAATGAGCAAGAATCAATTCGGTTTGTTTGTCTTGACACAGAGGAAAGTCAGCGCGCTGGCAGTAAACCGATAACCAACGCTGGCATCCTGGCCTCACAATGGGCGAAGGAGTATTTCGGGGCAAACGAGCAAGGGATACCGAATCAGGATGTATGGGTGGATCTTGAATTCGACACCAACGATCCGGTGGAGGTTTGCCTGGTCAAACATCGCGGCAATTATGGGCGATTGCTCTGTTATATCTACAAAGCCGGAGAGCAGGAGAATTTCAATCTGCGCATTGTACGGGAAGGCTGGAGCCCTTATTTTGTCAAATATGGATCGTCGCGCCTCTATCACCGCGAGTTTATGGAGGCGGAGGCGGAGGCTCAAGCCAAAGGCATAGGGATTTGGGATCCAGCTACCAATGCTGGTGGAAATAGCAGAGACTATACCACCCTGATTCCTTGGTGGTATTTACGAAACCAGGTGGTAGAAGACTACCGTAACGCAGGCAGTGAAGCCGGGGTGCTATCAGTGCGTCTAAACTACGATCAGATCGTAGAAGCGGCTAAAGCTGGCAACCAAATCACGGTATTGTGTGACCTGCAAGGAGGGATTAATAAATGGCCTGGTAATGGTGCTCTGATCTACGCTGGGTCAAGATTTCACCGGTTTAATCTCTGGATTCCCGATCGGGATTCCGAAGCCGCTCAAACCATCTTGGGACTAATTGAAACCCGCTATGCCAAATCCGGTCGAGGCTATGTGTATGTCTCTGGAACTGCTAGTCTCTATCCTCCCAATCAGGATGGGAAGCCTCAAATCGTAATCACAGATGCCAAGCAACTAGCTGATTTCCCCTAA
- a CDS encoding class I SAM-dependent DNA methyltransferase: MKQKGYTVTFPNTDENLIRAEEYFILTENDQEQKLRIQDYKQNYKIPGLYEYVLVDLLKYNTHNIISEILINEVTKSQSLASELSVLDLAAGVGLLGQCLKDKGITSIVGADVVIEAAEAAKRERPNVYNKYYVEEFPNVTNEVHNELKNAKFNCLICASALTGGLPASAFAFAYNLIVDGGWIAFNLREDLLDTQSQHNGGQMLATIIKEGILSVKAKQSYQHRLSVNGNSLNELALIGVKISDIPQTIISD; encoded by the coding sequence ATGAAACAAAAGGGTTATACTGTCACATTTCCAAATACAGATGAAAATTTAATTCGAGCCGAAGAGTATTTTATCTTAACCGAAAATGACCAAGAGCAAAAACTGAGGATTCAAGATTATAAACAAAACTACAAAATTCCTGGTTTATATGAATATGTTTTAGTCGATTTGCTAAAGTATAATACACACAATATAATTAGCGAGATCTTGATAAATGAAGTTACCAAATCCCAATCCCTTGCTTCTGAATTATCGGTTTTAGATTTAGCTGCAGGAGTTGGTTTACTTGGTCAATGTCTTAAGGATAAAGGTATCACTTCAATTGTAGGAGCAGATGTGGTTATAGAAGCGGCAGAAGCAGCTAAACGAGAACGACCAAATGTTTATAATAAGTATTATGTTGAGGAATTTCCTAATGTAACTAATGAAGTTCATAATGAGTTAAAAAATGCCAAGTTTAACTGTTTGATCTGTGCTTCTGCCCTAACAGGAGGATTACCGGCTTCGGCATTTGCTTTTGCCTATAATTTAATTGTTGATGGAGGCTGGATAGCGTTTAATCTTAGAGAAGATTTACTTGATACTCAAAGCCAGCATAATGGTGGTCAAATGTTGGCAACCATCATTAAAGAAGGTATTTTATCAGTCAAAGCTAAACAATCTTATCAACATCGTCTGTCTGTTAATGGTAATTCCCTCAATGAGCTAGCATTAATAGGAGTCAAAATATCAGATATTCCTCAAACAATAATTAGTGATTAA
- a CDS encoding pyridoxal phosphate-dependent decarboxylase family protein: MKDTETTLTKALAIILNYLDANLKPDPKVVNYQTANDLKEKLDLTLPDEGVALEALIPIVESYLNYSVRTGSTQFFNLLFSGSSIPGIIADMVTSATNTTMHTYDVAPVATLMEIELIKKLTSLVGFNPGEGLMVTGGSNANLIGMLCGRHQVLPEAKLQGLGNHQLVAFVSDQAHYSYLKAANLLGIGIKNLVKVKSDVDGKMIPEALEAAIQQSLSEEKTPFFVGATAGTTVLGAFDPLPTLAEITRKYGLWLHVDAAWGGPVLFSEKHQHLLAGSELVDSFTWDAHKLMGVPLICSAILVKEKGLLSEACSGGGTDYLFHDDENNFYNLGTKSLQCGRRVDALKLWLCWKYYGKKGYEQLVNHLFDLANYATEYIRSCDNLELIAEPQFLNICFRYIPKDEQLDSTGLDQLNLDIRNRLFHSGTAFVNYAHYQGLVMIRLILANAELQKADLESFFHNLLDAGKLCEGVKG, translated from the coding sequence ATGAAAGATACAGAAACAACCCTGACTAAAGCCCTTGCCATAATTCTCAACTATTTAGACGCTAATTTAAAACCCGATCCCAAAGTCGTTAATTATCAAACCGCTAATGATCTTAAGGAAAAACTCGATTTAACCTTACCCGATGAGGGAGTGGCCTTAGAAGCGTTAATTCCTATAGTAGAATCTTACCTGAACTATAGCGTTAGAACCGGTAGCACTCAATTTTTTAATCTACTTTTTAGTGGGTCTAGTATTCCGGGAATTATAGCCGACATGGTGACCAGTGCCACGAATACTACCATGCACACCTATGATGTCGCCCCAGTAGCCACCCTGATGGAAATAGAATTGATTAAAAAATTGACCAGTTTAGTGGGGTTTAATCCAGGTGAAGGGTTGATGGTAACTGGAGGAAGTAATGCTAATCTGATCGGAATGCTTTGTGGACGACATCAAGTTTTACCAGAAGCTAAATTGCAGGGATTGGGGAATCATCAGTTAGTCGCCTTTGTTTCCGATCAAGCTCATTATTCCTATTTAAAAGCTGCGAATTTGTTAGGGATTGGCATCAAAAATTTAGTCAAGGTTAAGTCTGATGTGGATGGCAAAATGATTCCCGAAGCACTAGAAGCTGCCATTCAACAGAGCTTATCAGAAGAAAAAACACCGTTCTTTGTGGGTGCAACTGCCGGTACAACTGTGTTAGGAGCGTTCGATCCGTTACCGACCCTTGCCGAAATTACTAGGAAATATGGCTTGTGGCTGCATGTGGATGCGGCTTGGGGTGGACCGGTTTTATTTAGTGAAAAACACCAGCATTTGTTAGCAGGTAGTGAGTTAGTTGATTCCTTTACTTGGGATGCTCATAAGTTAATGGGAGTTCCTTTAATTTGTTCGGCTATTTTAGTGAAAGAAAAAGGACTATTGTCAGAAGCTTGCTCTGGGGGAGGTACCGATTATCTATTCCATGATGATGAAAATAATTTCTATAATTTAGGGACTAAGTCGTTACAATGTGGTCGGAGAGTAGATGCCCTAAAATTATGGCTGTGTTGGAAATACTATGGCAAAAAAGGTTATGAGCAGCTGGTCAATCATTTATTTGACCTAGCTAATTACGCCACCGAGTATATCCGCAGTTGCGATAATTTAGAATTAATCGCTGAACCACAATTTTTGAATATTTGTTTCCGTTATATCCCCAAAGATGAACAGCTTGACTCTACTGGGTTAGACCAGCTGAATCTAGACATACGCAACCGATTATTTCATTCGGGAACAGCTTTTGTAAACTATGCTCATTATCAAGGTCTGGTTATGATTCGGTTAATTCTGGCTAACGCTGAACTGCAAAAAGCTGATTTAGAAAGCTTTTTCCATAATTTACTTGATGCTGGTAAACTATGTGAAGGTGTTAAAGGATAG
- a CDS encoding class I SAM-dependent methyltransferase produces MKDSKEFYEGMGLKFMDPQNQTEGIREYMELEDDFILKTFEGVDSVLDVGCGEGRYIRKLAPMVGKITGIDFSQYLVALAKDSTSTFNNVTIINGRAEQLTTLVQETFTYGLLAWNTIGNIPQQLHQAILDNLAKLVDKKIFISTFKSNQDVMDERLRYYAKTGFKVESIDGNQVILEGGLHHANSYSFSYFQELLESAGFSMKTHDLGFVGVMIEGTKQ; encoded by the coding sequence ATGAAAGATAGCAAAGAGTTTTACGAAGGGATGGGATTAAAGTTTATGGATCCTCAAAATCAAACTGAAGGAATCAGGGAGTATATGGAGTTAGAGGATGACTTTATACTGAAAACCTTTGAAGGAGTGGATAGTGTTCTGGATGTAGGATGCGGTGAGGGACGTTATATTCGTAAGCTTGCCCCCATGGTAGGAAAGATCACAGGAATTGATTTTTCACAATACCTTGTAGCCTTAGCTAAAGACTCCACGTCTACGTTTAATAATGTCACCATTATAAACGGAAGAGCAGAACAGTTAACAACCCTGGTCCAAGAAACGTTTACTTACGGGTTACTGGCATGGAATACCATTGGAAATATTCCCCAACAGCTTCATCAAGCTATTTTGGATAACCTGGCAAAATTAGTAGATAAAAAGATATTTATCTCTACGTTTAAATCTAACCAAGACGTCATGGATGAGCGCTTACGCTATTATGCCAAAACGGGTTTTAAGGTAGAAAGCATCGATGGCAATCAAGTAATTTTAGAAGGGGGATTGCATCATGCTAATTCTTACTCTTTTAGCTATTTCCAGGAGTTGCTTGAATCGGCAGGATTTTCTATGAAAACTCATGATTTGGGCTTTGTTGGTGTGATGATTGAAGGAACTAAACAATAA
- a CDS encoding class I SAM-dependent methyltransferase gives MKDSKDFYEGIGLTLLDPQNETEGVREYQKLEEEFIKKTFEGVDSVLEVGCGEGRYLRHLAPLVGKITGIDFAEQLVNIAKESTADFDNVNLILGRAEHLTTLVQETFTYALLGWNTIGNISQDVHKPVFDNLEKLVDEKIFISTYKCGQDVMDERLRFYAKTGLKVESINGNQVILEGGSHCPNAYPFSYFQELLESIGFSMKTHDLGWVGVMIEGTKK, from the coding sequence ATGAAAGATAGCAAAGACTTTTACGAAGGGATCGGATTGACTTTGCTCGATCCTCAAAATGAGACAGAAGGAGTCAGGGAGTATCAAAAGTTAGAAGAAGAATTTATTAAGAAAACCTTTGAAGGGGTGGATAGTGTTCTGGAGGTAGGATGTGGTGAGGGACGTTATCTTCGTCATCTTGCCCCCCTTGTCGGCAAGATCACAGGAATTGATTTTGCCGAACAATTGGTAAACATAGCTAAAGAATCAACTGCCGATTTTGATAATGTAAACCTCATTCTCGGAAGAGCGGAACATTTAACAACTCTGGTTCAAGAAACGTTTACCTATGCTCTACTAGGATGGAATACCATTGGCAATATTTCTCAAGACGTTCATAAACCTGTTTTCGATAATCTCGAAAAACTAGTAGACGAAAAGATATTTATTTCCACTTACAAATGTGGTCAAGACGTGATGGATGAGCGCTTACGCTTTTATGCTAAAACCGGTTTAAAAGTAGAAAGTATCAATGGCAATCAAGTGATTTTAGAAGGGGGTTCCCATTGTCCTAATGCTTATCCTTTCAGCTATTTCCAGGAGTTGCTTGAATCTATAGGGTTTTCCATGAAAACTCATGATTTGGGCTGGGTTGGTGTGATGATTGAAGGAACTAAAAAATAA